In Glandiceps talaboti chromosome 16, keGlaTala1.1, whole genome shotgun sequence, a single window of DNA contains:
- the LOC144447758 gene encoding sialate:O-sulfotransferase 1-like, with protein sequence MAVKAFVEWLCSYPDILYVAYPAGFRGKYADYRKGNNVVVKTHNCNNNEFSSAILLIRNPYNALIAEYRRRLVGHQSQYPLRNITGEKWEDYVAREIRHWHELPKCWLSQKRWRILVVYYEDLKKDTMSNVERMMSFLNLTFTAERRQCIEENMEGNNHRPPAITSAGTRFDPFTTRLRELVDDYIQKTNQFLKEHGHSRIRRASKIS encoded by the exons ATGGCCGTTAAGGCGTTTGTGGAATGGTTGTGTAGTTATCCCGATATACTGTATGTTGCATACCCGGCAG GTTTTCGAGGAAAATATGCGGATTACCGTAAAGGCAATAACGTTGTCGTCAAAACGCATAACTGTAACAACAATGAGTTTTCATCTGCAATTTTGCTTATTCGAAATCCCTACAATGCGCTAATAGCAGAATACAGAAGACGACTAGTTGGTCATCAGTCACAATATCCACTGCGAAACATTACAGGGGAAA AATGGGAAGACTATGTTGCCAGAGAGATTCGACACTGGCATGAGTTACCAAAATGTTGGCTTTCGCAAAAAAGGTGGCGTATTTTAGTGGTTTACTACGAGGACTTGAAGAAGGATACGATGTCCAATGTCGAACGTATGATGTCATTTCTCAACCTTACTTTTACAGCAGAAAGGCGCCAGTGCATTGAGGAGAACATGGAAGGCAATAATCATCGGCCACCAGCCATCACTAGTGCAGGGACTAGGTTTGATCCCTTCACGACTCGTTTACGTGAACTGGTCGATGATTACATTCAAAAGACAAACCAATTTCTGAAAGAACATGGTCATAGTCGTATACGTCGTGCATCCAAAATATCTtaa